Proteins co-encoded in one Diprion similis isolate iyDipSimi1 chromosome 13, iyDipSimi1.1, whole genome shotgun sequence genomic window:
- the LOC124413762 gene encoding ankyrin repeat domain-containing protein 35, translating into MDTKTPPIPQKQSNSSQQHLDRTKFKTPSVRQVQISLPPLTPPPNRRQRLKTPSSPWARGSAGPGIHAGSGGANNYHSNSQSERPYRVLHLGATPLMHACQQADRSRVLRLLKEQRDTIGYRDRTLRNALHYCMDAGTGGAVATAAPELVNAPDVEGHTPLHLAVIAGDAQLVAVLLANGADVNAKDSEGHSVLHWATVCGEVECVRLVLAAGARPSTPDMRGGSPLHYAAQCCGAAAPSELSVPKKVGLKVLQSLLDYGANHNAKDEDGRQPILWAASAGSVDALLALARAGGSAAAGASDKDGLTALHCAASRGHAGCVEALVNLCGSQPDHVDDNGCSALHYAATLGHADATALLLRLGADPNRQDRKGRTPALCAAAKGQLETLKLLAQHGGSLYARTVRGSGVAHESAASGRVELIKWLAKKRPGILDVATHDGRTPLHVAALHGHVDACKVLLDNGARVNAILRTSKGGQMTALDAALYRGHRDCAKLIQMHGGTTAQHVRNRKIGGTTHCKEFAAQLRTRKRDGETCSSDTEEEKDRDVSPRIRRRRRRRGSREPDFDVSERREEDRGGSRSYSDQDEPRSTSRRAVRSRRRRARSESCGRGRGSRKRNGKQKSGGRKHEYDGSSSTHSGEATDPGSDEDTDSDGSAVSEDSLEVVIVKKCVEKTSERVEMSGRKPKRTPGGEKSSVIRSTRSKTRRRTVRKKAKEENDAEGNGRAENVGKSEPEASKPTKTSPNNDAEERRCGRKMQYQIETADSTSQEAVERVTVTVMVHKDHLSDTPKTTSIESSSRNGETEKTSKDHQSAAGKGKEEGDEIKRENEKGEAEEEIQEQRPETESKKKTRPRSARPGSSRGKRVASARTRMDHILEKADEMQSALVQKAADLKKGIEEMREQITGEKTGDDRQTSSSEEKVEEKNTHEESDGVVTQKVAGTLEETDSDPAGSEKNVADESKTTDSNGSKIEHGASDEEVSVGLEAKKSISSEESNVKEESEWKKPSGDDQPARSGKSSSRSSIGSKSRPGTAVDKSVGSPEGKSDSKSVSKPDSRMSKSRSGDSRKSDSVKSVDDVEPPNAGVKERQETATEQLSEIKAKSSSPDDNEASQTGKESAQGDEKIAEEVNDVESESRVIVEESSSSQRANLDSQKSRSRPSTAKQRGKSPGKGGILRRVDSSDESSPARTAAIVAVIESPEWPEDEEDEEEEEEEEEEAIDKEIREAIGDYPEPETDIDDNSVGVMRVLPSTSDEETPRTLGQSRTSGIDSLPQVATRPRARMPRVRSPGKKALDRARHRRDSGGRDSGIEPSPRISKIPRRTSRCYPNTEKQQALNMETVTRDVQISLRRYHLERKIFFQLMELKRLQIRNGRANEQVLVKRQVEAFHRAGTSGPTLGVAKYDQPLTFRHFEAFLYEQLRRLQRRPATPDWCAGAKQCTQKTHRCHHATSAYTSLPVYTYLGVGDRSGNLLPSIAGRGGRGQMTVEVTHGENKQVIALPAERLDRGKRYFVTFTVRGDAQDREKSGNKNSQQLSAAAAASQRNAKSV; encoded by the exons ATGGACACTAAGACACCGCCGATACCGCAAAAGCAGAGCAACTCGAGTCAGCAACACCTCGATAGAACGAAATTCAAGACACCCTCCGTTCGGCAGGTCCAAATATCCCTCCCCCCCTTGACACCGCCTCCGAATCGTCGACAGAGATTGAAGACCCCAAGTTCACCCTGGGCCCGCGGCTCGGCCGGACCCGGAATACACGCCGGCAGCGGGGGGGCCAATAATTATCACAGCAATAGTCAGTCGGAACGACCTTACAG AGTTCTCCACCTGGGTGCGACGCCGCTGATGCACGCTTGCCAACAAGCGGACAGATCGCGGGTTCTGCGTCTCCTTAAGGAGCAAAGGGACACGATAGGGTACAGGGACCGGACGTTGAGGAACGCCCTTCACTACTGCATGGACGCGGGTACGGGAGGTGCGGTGGCGACGGCAGCACCGGAATTGGTGAACGCGCCGGACGTCGAAGGACACACGCCTCTCCACCTGGCCGTCATCGCCGGCGACGCCCAGCTCGTCGCCGTTCTTTTGGCCAACGGGGCCGACGTAAATGCCAAGGATTCCGAAGGGCACAGCGTTCTCCACTGGGCGACCG TATGCGGCGAGGTGGAATGCGTCCGGCTGGTTTTGGCCGCAGGTGCGCGTCCGTCCACGCCGGACATGCGGGGAGGATCGCCTCTTCACTACGCGGCGCAATGCTGTGGAGCTGCGGCTCCGTCGGAGCTTTCGGTGCCGAAGAAGGTCGGTCTCAAGGTGCTGCAGTCTCTACTCGACTACGGAGCAAACCATAATGCAAAGGACGAGGATGGTCGTCAGCCAATTCTCTGGGCTGCCAGCGCCGGGAGCGTCGACGCCCTTCTTGCTCTCGCAAG AGCTGGAGGTTCTGCGGCCGCCGGTGCCTCGGACAAAGATGGTCTGACCGCTCTTCACTGCGCTGCGTCCCGAGGACACGCCGGATGCGTCGAAGCCCTGGTGAACCTGTGCGGTTCGCAGCCGGATCACGTCGACGATAACGGATGCTCGGCGCTTCATTACGCTGCTACTTTGGGCCACGCGGACGCCACCGCGCTTCTTCTGCGACTCGGTGCCGACCCGAACAGACAAGATCGAAAGGGAAGAAC ACCAGCACTATGCGCGGCAGCAAAAGGTCAGCTCGAGACGCTGAAGCTGTTGGCGCAACACGGAGGTTCCTTGTACGCGAGGACGGTGCGAGGCAGCGGAGTTGCCCACGAGTCAGCGGCCTCGGGTAGAGTGGAATTGATAAAGTGGCTGGCCAAGAAGCGTCCGGGAATACTGGACGTAGCGACGCACGACGGTCGAACGCCTCTCCACGTCGCGGCGCTCCACGGTCACGTGGACGCGTGCAAAGTCCTCCTGGACAACGGAGCCCGGGTGAACGCGATCCTGAGGACCTCGAAGGGCGGGCAAATGACGGCGCTGGACGCAGCTCTTTACCGGGGTCACAGGGACTGCGCAAAGCTGATACAAATGCACGGTGGGACGACGGCCCAGCATGTCAGGAACCGGAAGATCGGAGGCACGACGCACTGCAAGG AATTCGCGGCTCAGCTTCGGACGCGAAAACGTGACGGGGAAACCTGCAGCTCGGACACTGAAGAAGAGAAGGACAGGGACGTCTCGCCCAGGATCAGGCGTCGTCGGCGACGACGAGGTTCCCGAGAGCCCGACTTCGACGTCTCTGAACGACGCGAGGAGGACCGAGGCGGGAGTCGGAGCTACAGTGACCAGGATGAGCCCAGGTCGACGTCGAGGAGGGCGGTGAGGAGTCGGCGTCGTCGGGCGCGCAGCGAAAGCTGCGGAAGAGGTCGAGGATCCCGGAAAAGAAACGGGAAGCAAAAGTCCGGCGGACGGAAGCACGAGTACGACGGATCCTCGAGCACGCACTCGGGGGAAGCGACGGATCCTGGTTCCGACGAGGATACGGACAGCGACGGAAGCGCCGTAAGCGAGGACAGTCTCGAGGTGGTGATCGTGAAGAAATGTGTAGAGAAAACCTCAGAGAGGGTCGAAATGTCGGGCAGAAAGCCGAAGCGGACTCCCGGGGGTGAGAAGAGCTCCGTGATCAGGTCGACGAGGTCGAAAACGCGCCGAAGAACCGTGAGGAAAAAGGCCAAGGAAGAGAACGATGCAGAGGGAAATGGGAGGGCCGAAAACGTCGGGAAAAGCGAGCCTGAAGCATCGAAACCCACGAAAACATCGCCGAATAACGACGCCGAGGAACGTAGGTGCGGGAGGAAAATGCAGTACCAAATCGAGACTGCTGACAGCACGAGCCAGGAAgccgtcgaacgcgttaccgTCACGGTTATGGTGCACAAGGATCATCTCTCGGACACGCCTAAAACGACGTCGATCGAAAGCTCATCGCGAAACGGAGAGacg GAAAAGACGAGTAAGGATCATCAATCTGCAGCGGGAAAGGGAAAAGAGGAAGGTGATGAGATAAaacgagaaaatgaaaaaggagaAGCAGAGGAAGAAATTCAAGAACAACGTCCGGAAACTGagtcgaaaaagaaaacgaggcCTCGATCGGCTCGGCCGGGTTCAAGCAGAGGGAAACGCGTGGCCTCGGCAAGAACGCGGATGGATCATATACTGGAAAAGGCGGATGAGATGCAGAGTGCTCTAGTGCAAAAGGCGGCCGATTTGAAGAAGGGAATCGAGGAAATGCGGGAACAGATAACAGGAGAAAAGACCGGGGATGATCGTCAAACAAGTTCGAGCGAAGAGAAggtggaggaaaaaaacacTCACGAAGAGTCTGACGGTGTCGTGACGCAGAAAGTTGCGGGGACACTGGAGGAAACTGATTCAGATCCTGCAGGATCGGAGAAGAACGTTGCTGACGAGTCGAAGACAACCGATTCGAATGGTTCAAAAATCGAACACGGAGCATCCGATGAGGAGGTCTCGGTTGGTTTGGAAGCGAAGAAGTCGATTTCTTCCGAGGAATCGAACGTTAAGGAAGAATCCGAGTGGAAGAAACCATCCGGCGATGATCAGCCTGCTCGAAGTGGTAAATCATCGTCGAGGTCGTCGATCGGGTCGAAAAGTCGACCAGGTACAGCGGTGGACAAATCTGTAGGATCACCTGAAGGCAAGTCGGATTCGAAGTCTGTTTCGAAGCCTGATAGCAGGATGAGCAAATCGAGATCTGGGGACAGCCGGAAGTCGGATTCTGTAAAATCAGTGGACGACGTCGAGCCGCCGAATGCTGGAGTTAAGGAGCGTCAAGAAACGGCGACAG AACAATTGAGCGAAATAAAAGCGAAGTCATCGAGTCCCGATGATAACGAGGCATCGCAGACTGGGAAGGAGTCTGCCCAAGGCGATGAGAAGATTGCGGAAGAGGTCAACGATGTCGAATCCGAGTCTCGGGTTATCGTCGAAGAGAGTTCGTCGTCGCAACGGGCAAACCTTGATTCGCAAAAGTCCCGGTCTCGACCATCGACGGCAAAACAACGTGGAAAGTCACCAGGTAAAGGGGGAATTCTACGCCGGGTCGACAGTTCGGACGAATCGTCGCCGGCTCGTACCGCGGCAATCGTTGCCGTGATAGAGAGTCCCGAGTGGCCGGAAGACGAGGAagacgaagaggaagaggaagaggaagaggaagaggcgATCGACAAGGAGATACGAGAAGCGATTGGCGACTATCCGGAACCCGAGACTGACATCGACGACAACAGCGTCGGGGTAATGCGGGTCTTGCCGAGCACAAGCGACGAGGAAACCCCTCGAACATTGGGACAGTCGCGAACATCCGGCATCGACTCGCTGCCTCAG GTTGCGACCAGGCCGCGAGCCCGAATGCCGAGAGTTCGTAGTCCGGGCAAGAAGGCGCTGGATAGAGCTCGGCACCGTCGGGACAGCGGGGGTCGAGACAGCGGCATCGAGCCGAGTCCGAGGATATCGAAGATACCAAGAAGAACGTCGCGATGCTACCCGAACACCGAGAAGCAGCAGGCGTTGAACATGGAGACGGTGACGAGGGACGTTCAGATAAGTTTGCGCCGTTATCACCTCGAGAGGAAGATATTCTTTCAGTTAATGGAGCTTAAAAGACTTCAGATAAGAAACGGAAGGGCGAACGAACAGGTTCTGGTCAAACGGCAG GTCGAGGCCTTCCACAGGGCTGGAACATCCGGACCTACTTTGGGGGTGGCGAAATACGACCAGCCGTTGACGTTCAG GCACTTCGAGGCTTTTCTCTACGAGCAGTTGAGGCGTCTTCAACGACGTCCGGCGACTCCGGACTGGTGCGCAGGCGCCAAGCAATGTACCCAGAAAACCCACCGCTGCCACCACGCCACAAGTGCCTACACTTCGCTTCCGGTCTACACATATC TGGGGGTTGGAGATCGGAGTGGAAATTTACTTCCGAGTATCGCTGGGCGAGGAGGGCGGGGCCAAATGACG GTCGAAGTCACCCACGGTGAGAATAAGCAAGTAATCGCGCTTCCAGCGGAAAGGTTAGATCGAGGCAAAAGGTACTTTGTCACGTTTACAGTACGGGGTGACGCTCAGGACAGAGAAAAGTCTGGCAATAAAAATTCCCAACAGCTTAGCGCCGCAGCTGCAGCCTCACAAAGAAACGCGAAAAGCGTTTAA
- the LOC124413763 gene encoding protein YIF1B isoform X1 produces the protein MNYNHSGARRGKPKRMLDPSVGLSSPAAASPTPPMAQSPYMYNQQQIPSSNGPQPNYGFNVAEQAPPPYGFSAGPPHQQAYNPNEMRQESFPAPQYATQLLAEPIVANMAVQYGSALVGSGKQQLEKYVPVTALKYYFAVDTDYVISKLVLLFFPFTHSDWSIKYEQDSPLQPRYERNAPDMYIPTMAYLTYIVVAGLALGTQERFTPEQLGILASSALAWGIIELLVHTITLYVMNMDTSLKTLDLLAYCGYKYVGINFALLVSLPFQRFGYYVVLAYFSVSLAFFLVRSLKLRVIPEGHSSYSASGNKRRLYFILFVASIQPVLMWWLSSHLVASAVA, from the exons ATGAATTACAATCACTCCGGAGCTCGTAGAG GAAAACCGAAACGAATGCTTGATCCATCGGTTGGTCTTTCTTCGCCAGCAGCCGCTAGTCCGACCCCACCAATGGCGCAAAGTCCGTACATGTACAACCAGCAGCAG ATCCCATCGAGCAACGGACCGCAGCCAAACTATGGTTTTAACGTAGCGGAGCAGGCCCCACCGCCCTATGGATTTAGCGCAGGTCCGCCGCATCAGCAGGCGTATAATCCCAACGAAATGCGTCAGGAGAGTTTTCCTGCTCCTCAATACGCCACACAGCTACTAGCCGAGCCCATCGTCGCCAATATGGCTGTTCAGTACGGTTCTGCCCTGGTTGGTTCAGGGAAACAGCAGCTGGAAAAATACGTCCCTGTTACCGCGTTGAAGTACTATTTTGCCGTCGACACGGACTACGTTATTTCTAAATTagttcttctcttcttccctTTCACACACTCG GATTGGTCGATCAAGTACGAGCAAGATTCGCCGCTGCAGCCAAGGTACGAGAGGAACGCGCCGGACATGTACATACCGACAATGGCGTACCTGACGTACATAGTTGTGGCAGGACTGGCGCTTGGAACACAGGAACGTTTTACACCGGAGCAGCTGGGAATACTGGCGAGTTCGGCGCTGGCGTGGGGAATAATAGAACTGCTAGTCCACACGATAACTCTCTACGTAATGAACATGGACACGAGTTTAAAAACGCTGGATCTGCTCGCTTACTGCGGTTACAAATATGTTGGGATAAATTTCGCGCTGTTGGTTTCCCTACCGTTCCAGAGGTTCGGCTACTACGTCGTTCTCGCCTACTTCAGCGTATCTCTAGCCTTCTTTTTAGTCAGATCGCTGAAGTTGAGGGTAATTCCCGAAGGCCACAGCTCGTACTCGGCGAGCGGTAACAAAAGGAGACTTTACTTCATTCTGTTCGTAGCCTCGATACAACCGGTTTTAATGTGGTGGCTATCTTCGCATCTCGTCGCATCCGCCGTTGCGTAA
- the LOC124413763 gene encoding protein YIF1B isoform X2, with protein sequence MLDPSVGLSSPAAASPTPPMAQSPYMYNQQQIPSSNGPQPNYGFNVAEQAPPPYGFSAGPPHQQAYNPNEMRQESFPAPQYATQLLAEPIVANMAVQYGSALVGSGKQQLEKYVPVTALKYYFAVDTDYVISKLVLLFFPFTHSDWSIKYEQDSPLQPRYERNAPDMYIPTMAYLTYIVVAGLALGTQERFTPEQLGILASSALAWGIIELLVHTITLYVMNMDTSLKTLDLLAYCGYKYVGINFALLVSLPFQRFGYYVVLAYFSVSLAFFLVRSLKLRVIPEGHSSYSASGNKRRLYFILFVASIQPVLMWWLSSHLVASAVA encoded by the exons ATGCTTGATCCATCGGTTGGTCTTTCTTCGCCAGCAGCCGCTAGTCCGACCCCACCAATGGCGCAAAGTCCGTACATGTACAACCAGCAGCAG ATCCCATCGAGCAACGGACCGCAGCCAAACTATGGTTTTAACGTAGCGGAGCAGGCCCCACCGCCCTATGGATTTAGCGCAGGTCCGCCGCATCAGCAGGCGTATAATCCCAACGAAATGCGTCAGGAGAGTTTTCCTGCTCCTCAATACGCCACACAGCTACTAGCCGAGCCCATCGTCGCCAATATGGCTGTTCAGTACGGTTCTGCCCTGGTTGGTTCAGGGAAACAGCAGCTGGAAAAATACGTCCCTGTTACCGCGTTGAAGTACTATTTTGCCGTCGACACGGACTACGTTATTTCTAAATTagttcttctcttcttccctTTCACACACTCG GATTGGTCGATCAAGTACGAGCAAGATTCGCCGCTGCAGCCAAGGTACGAGAGGAACGCGCCGGACATGTACATACCGACAATGGCGTACCTGACGTACATAGTTGTGGCAGGACTGGCGCTTGGAACACAGGAACGTTTTACACCGGAGCAGCTGGGAATACTGGCGAGTTCGGCGCTGGCGTGGGGAATAATAGAACTGCTAGTCCACACGATAACTCTCTACGTAATGAACATGGACACGAGTTTAAAAACGCTGGATCTGCTCGCTTACTGCGGTTACAAATATGTTGGGATAAATTTCGCGCTGTTGGTTTCCCTACCGTTCCAGAGGTTCGGCTACTACGTCGTTCTCGCCTACTTCAGCGTATCTCTAGCCTTCTTTTTAGTCAGATCGCTGAAGTTGAGGGTAATTCCCGAAGGCCACAGCTCGTACTCGGCGAGCGGTAACAAAAGGAGACTTTACTTCATTCTGTTCGTAGCCTCGATACAACCGGTTTTAATGTGGTGGCTATCTTCGCATCTCGTCGCATCCGCCGTTGCGTAA